The Branchiostoma floridae strain S238N-H82 chromosome 8, Bfl_VNyyK, whole genome shotgun sequence genome has a segment encoding these proteins:
- the LOC118420621 gene encoding galactose-3-O-sulfotransferase 2-like has translation MGQRYKYSILLFTVLCLLAGTLHVSYLKGDIVDLAEPLARLKNFLQTSSSAAKSIPPPPLQASFPWLQCEGGRERKHIAYPKNHKVGGSTLFSILSRYAYTKKLNVIIPRPFLLSRMYPYTLYPEYYMPPPHNQTFEISMHHTVYNRTRFPQIMPKDTAYVTIVRKPLYHLISAWNAYSYGEKFGLSKTKNPIATFLADPKKYDRHCGHGIHVPLCLTQNSISVDLGFLPSDNEKVTLGSDPGRREDIMKTFVRTVDQDFDLVMLTEYYDESLVLLKRLMCWSVRDILYIKAENVRKANVVEIELSPELKQNHKEWSYVDYALYDHFNKALWRRINSSGNDYWGEVRYFKSLNIQIRNHCQVQDPCSLDRKPPLVVNSTRWGPGFVVDSDLCLLLRRDIYCRVDIQAERVGKSLWLTKSNRSVYSRGDTGRKYRYGNILPVVEQHCVYCTRLGQCENLDTLGHFRRDGYISEEVYQMTRKRLCKKQTKRA, from the exons ATGGGACAACGCTACAAGTATTCCATCCTCCTCTTCACCGTGTTGTGCTTGTTAGCAGGGACCCTACATGTCAG TTACCTAAAAGGTGATATCGTGGATCTGGCGGAACCACTAGCACGTTTGAAGAACTTCCTGCAAACGTCGTCATCAGCGGCCAAATCGATACCACCGCCGCCTCTGCAAGCTTCGTTCCCTTGGTTGCAGTGCGAaggaggaagagagagaaaaCACATCGCTTACCCGAAAAACCACAAAGTCGGAGGAAGTACTCTATTCTCCATCCTCAGTCGTTATGCGTACACCAAAAAGCTAAACGTTATCATTCCACGCCCGTTTCTCCTGAGTAGGATGTACCCTTACACACTTTACCCTGAATATTACATGCCGCCTCCTCACAACCAAACATTTGAGATATCCATGCACCACACAGTGTATAACAGAACACGGTTTCCACAAATCATGCCAAAAGACACGGCATATGTCACCATAGTTCGAAAACCTTTATACCACCTGATATCAGCCTGGAATGCGTACAGCTACGGGGAAAAGTTTGGCTTGTCAAAAACTAAGAATCCCATCGCAACGTTTTTGGCCGACCCCAAAAAATACGATCGCCATTGCGGACACGGTATACATGTACCGCTTTGCCTCACCCAAAATTCTATATCTGTGGATCTCGGATTTCTTCCCAGTGACAACGAAAAGGTAACGTTAGGTTCAGATCCTGGAAGGAGAGAGGACATCATGAAAACGTTCGTACGGACGGTTGACCAAGACTTCGACCTGGTAATGCTCACAGAATATTATGACGAGTCTCTTGTTCTACTAAAACGCTTGATGTGTTGGTCTGTACGGGACATACTTTACATAAAAGCTGAGAATGTCAGGAAAGCCAAcgttgtagagattgaacttTCCCCCGAGCTAAAACAGAATCACAAGGAATGGAGCTACGTGGACTACGCACTGTACGACCACTTTAACAAAGCACTTTGGAGAAGGATAAACTCAAGCGGTAACGACTACTGGGGAGAAGTTCGTTATTTTAAAAGTTTGAATATCCAGATACGTAATCATTGCCAGGTCCAGGACCCGTGTTCTTTGGACAGGAAACCCCCTTTAGTGGTCAACAGTACAAGATGGGGTCCTGGGTTTGTTGTTGACAGCGATCTTTGCTTGTTGTTGAGAAGAGATATTTACTGTCGTGTTGATATTCAGGCTGAGCGTGTTGGAAAATCGCTGTGGTTGACAAAGAGTAACAGAAGTGTTTACAGTCGCGGCGACACTGGACGTAAATATAGATACGGCAATATATTGCCCGTTGTGGAACAGCACTGTGTATATTGTACACGACTGGGTCAGTGTGAAAACCTGGACACTTTGGGTCACTTTCGCCGAGATGGGTACATCAGCGAGGAGGTCTACCAGATGACAAGGAAACGGCTGTGCAAGAAACAGACGAAACGTGCCTAG